A genomic window from Streptomyces sp. 846.5 includes:
- a CDS encoding metallophosphoesterase family protein, with protein MDSPLESAEEPGGLSRRHALGLLGTAGAGAVAVPLLGAGTAEAATPVGAPAFSLTPDAAGAPPVQGLHLTFGADPSSQMVVSWITDGAVDKPQVHYGTLRDGFGSSAAAQTRSYVDGKSGRTVYVHHAALNRLKPATDYVYLVSHRGTTPDSGNFRTAPRGRAPLTFTSFGDQATPEVTWTAAGPVGLDANSTPASKDIVAGIEQVAPLFHLLNGDLCYANLDVDRVRTWNNFFTNNTRSARFRPWMPAAGNHEIERANGPIGLGAFQTYFSLPSTETDAELAGLYYAFTAGSVRVIVLQNDDNCLQDGGDVYISGYSGGRQLSFLEKELREARASREIDWIVVAMHQVMISSSDANGADLGLRQKYGPLFDRYGVDLVVCGHEHNYERSLAVKGVVSGSETLTPNPVSTATDDIDSALGTVHMILGGGGVSGTTNQAFFKDGTAKVITAVSATAGSNGKRTSTYVKEQAVWTGVRDLDHPYGFAAFTVDPGRHPGDTTRLQVTYYNVNMPNGNLSVFEQFTMHRKRSDGHS; from the coding sequence ATGGACTCACCACTCGAATCCGCCGAGGAGCCCGGAGGGCTCTCACGTCGCCACGCCCTCGGGCTTCTGGGCACCGCAGGGGCAGGGGCGGTGGCCGTGCCGCTGCTCGGCGCCGGCACCGCGGAGGCGGCGACGCCGGTCGGGGCCCCCGCCTTCAGCCTGACCCCGGACGCGGCCGGCGCCCCGCCGGTCCAGGGCCTGCACCTGACCTTCGGCGCCGACCCGAGCAGCCAGATGGTGGTCTCCTGGATCACCGACGGCGCCGTCGACAAGCCCCAGGTGCACTACGGGACACTGCGGGACGGCTTCGGCTCCAGCGCCGCCGCGCAGACCCGCAGCTATGTCGACGGCAAGTCCGGCCGCACCGTCTATGTGCACCACGCCGCCCTGAACCGGCTGAAGCCGGCCACCGACTACGTCTACCTGGTGTCGCACCGCGGCACCACCCCCGACAGCGGCAACTTCCGCACCGCGCCCCGCGGCCGGGCGCCGCTGACCTTCACCAGCTTCGGCGACCAGGCGACGCCCGAGGTGACCTGGACCGCCGCGGGCCCCGTGGGTCTGGACGCCAACTCGACGCCCGCCTCCAAGGACATCGTGGCCGGCATCGAGCAGGTCGCCCCGCTGTTCCACCTGCTCAACGGCGACCTGTGCTACGCCAACCTGGACGTGGACCGGGTCCGTACCTGGAACAACTTCTTCACCAACAACACCCGCTCGGCCCGCTTCCGCCCCTGGATGCCGGCGGCCGGCAACCACGAGATCGAGCGCGCCAACGGCCCGATCGGCCTGGGCGCCTTCCAGACCTACTTCTCGCTCCCCTCGACCGAGACCGACGCCGAACTGGCAGGCCTCTACTACGCCTTCACCGCGGGCTCGGTCCGGGTGATCGTGCTGCAGAACGACGACAACTGCCTCCAGGACGGCGGCGACGTCTACATCAGCGGCTACTCGGGCGGCCGTCAGCTCTCGTTCCTGGAGAAGGAGCTGAGGGAGGCCAGGGCCTCGCGCGAGATCGACTGGATCGTCGTCGCGATGCACCAGGTGATGATCAGCTCCTCCGACGCCAACGGCGCCGACCTCGGCCTGCGCCAGAAGTACGGCCCGCTGTTCGACCGATACGGCGTGGACCTGGTCGTCTGCGGCCACGAGCACAACTACGAGCGCTCGCTGGCGGTCAAGGGCGTCGTCTCCGGCAGCGAGACGCTCACACCCAACCCCGTGTCCACCGCCACCGACGACATCGACTCCGCCCTCGGCACGGTGCACATGATCCTGGGCGGCGGCGGGGTGTCGGGCACGACCAACCAGGCCTTCTTCAAGGACGGCACCGCCAAGGTGATCACGGCCGTCTCGGCGACCGCGGGCTCCAACGGCAAGCGCACCTCGACCTACGTCAAGGAGCAGGCGGTCTGGACCGGGGTCCGCGACCTGGACCACCCCTACGGCTTCGCCGCCTTCACCGTCGACCCGGGCCGCCACCCCGGCGACACCACCCGGCTCCAGGTGACCTACTACAACGTCAACATGCCGAACGGCAACCTCTCGGTCTTCGAGCAGTTCACCATGCACCGCAAGCGTTCCGACGGCCACAGCTGA